A region of Carassius auratus strain Wakin chromosome 41, ASM336829v1, whole genome shotgun sequence DNA encodes the following proteins:
- the LOC113060231 gene encoding protein S100-A1 isoform X1, whose translation MLPIASHLHQHSSLLKKQKSISHLTTRMSNILNSENASTLENAMQLMIQTFHKYSGNEGDKYTLSRQELKEMLTQELGNYLGNAQDKDAVDKVMGDLDSNNDGEVDFTEFVILVGALTVACNDFFLEYHEKDGKKPEKKE comes from the exons ATGCTGCCCATCGCCTCGCATCTCCACCAACATTCATCTCTCCTCAAGAAACAGAAGAGCATCAGTCATCTAACAACAAG AATGTCTAATATTCTAAACTCAGAGAATGCCTCCACTCTGGAGAACGCCATGCAGCTGATGATCCAGACGTTCCACAAGTACTCTGGAAATGAGGGCGACAAATATACTCTTAGCAGGCAGGAACTCAAAGAGATGCTCACACAGGAGCTGGGCAACTACCTTGGG AACGCACAGGATAAGGACGCGGTAGATAAAGTTATGGGAGACCTGGATTCAAACAACGACGGTGAGGTGGATTTCACGGAGTTCGTCATCCTCGTTGGTGCCCTCACTGTCGCCTGCAACGACTTCTTTCTCGAGTATCACGAAAAGGATGGAAAGAAGCCTGAAAAGAAAGAGTAG
- the LOC113060231 gene encoding protein S100-A1 isoform X2, producing the protein MSNILNSENASTLENAMQLMIQTFHKYSGNEGDKYTLSRQELKEMLTQELGNYLGNAQDKDAVDKVMGDLDSNNDGEVDFTEFVILVGALTVACNDFFLEYHEKDGKKPEKKE; encoded by the exons ATGTCTAATATTCTAAACTCAGAGAATGCCTCCACTCTGGAGAACGCCATGCAGCTGATGATCCAGACGTTCCACAAGTACTCTGGAAATGAGGGCGACAAATATACTCTTAGCAGGCAGGAACTCAAAGAGATGCTCACACAGGAGCTGGGCAACTACCTTGGG AACGCACAGGATAAGGACGCGGTAGATAAAGTTATGGGAGACCTGGATTCAAACAACGACGGTGAGGTGGATTTCACGGAGTTCGTCATCCTCGTTGGTGCCCTCACTGTCGCCTGCAACGACTTCTTTCTCGAGTATCACGAAAAGGATGGAAAGAAGCCTGAAAAGAAAGAGTAG